In a genomic window of Ralstonia insidiosa:
- a CDS encoding arylamine N-acetyltransferase family protein, producing the protein MTPSIDLDAYLNRIQWGGDVRPSYDTLAGLLRAHMLHIPFENLDVLLGRGIRIDLDSLQNKLVRARRGGYCFEHSTLLAAVLEQLGFQPVRQLARVTVSRPRTEMARTHMFLTVLLEEGTFVVDAGFGALAPRVPVPLKEGVPATIDSETHWMVRDANRWSLRAQVGDKPPVDAWVSTLEEEGPADFEMGNHFTATYPASPFRNQILLRALTKDGRVSVLNRNVTIVRAGVSHKIELADRTALRTLLADHFGFDLPEVEQLRVPDIPEWA; encoded by the coding sequence GTGACACCTTCCATCGATCTGGACGCGTATCTCAACCGCATCCAATGGGGCGGCGATGTTCGCCCAAGCTACGACACGTTGGCCGGGTTGCTTCGCGCCCACATGCTGCACATCCCATTTGAGAACCTGGATGTGCTGCTCGGGCGCGGCATCCGCATCGACCTCGACAGCCTCCAGAACAAGCTCGTGCGTGCACGCCGTGGCGGCTACTGCTTTGAGCATTCCACCCTGCTTGCTGCAGTGTTGGAGCAGCTCGGTTTTCAGCCGGTCCGCCAGTTGGCGCGGGTGACGGTATCGAGACCCCGCACGGAGATGGCCCGCACGCACATGTTTCTGACCGTGCTGCTGGAAGAGGGCACGTTTGTGGTCGATGCTGGGTTTGGTGCATTGGCGCCGCGCGTGCCGGTGCCGCTGAAGGAGGGCGTGCCGGCCACGATCGACAGCGAAACCCATTGGATGGTGCGCGACGCAAACCGCTGGAGCCTGCGCGCGCAAGTGGGCGACAAACCGCCCGTGGATGCTTGGGTGTCGACGTTGGAAGAGGAAGGTCCGGCCGATTTTGAAATGGGAAACCACTTCACGGCAACGTACCCGGCATCCCCGTTCCGCAATCAGATCCTGCTGCGTGCGCTGACGAAAGACGGGCGCGTCTCCGTCTTGAACCGCAACGTCACGATCGTGCGCGCAGGTGTGTCGCACAAGATCGAGTTGGCTGACCGCACCGCGTTGCGCACGCTGCTTGCCGACCACTTTGGGTTTGATCTGCCGGAGGTCGAGCAGCTGCGCGTGCCCGACATTCCGGAGTGGGCCTGA
- a CDS encoding LysR family transcriptional regulator: MLDNVTINQLRAFVAVCDRGSFSGAARELRRAQSAVSHAISALESAFDVLLFERNARKATLTAAGRSLLPDARGVISRTEEMKMRAVAIAEAGVPQVSIAVDTYFPRAHLIECLRSVQSDFPTVAINLRMTTMQGGERLVLEGTCALSVTITDVPELSPGTIERLHLCEAQMVTVCAPSHPLAAIRGPIPREEFGRHIQLVVTDNQPDAEKTQHGVAGERQWLVNDLGAKHDLLRGGLCWGHMPRHVVAEDLANGTLVELQRRAWHMRPLTFMISQRRGYSFSESETRLVDLLGNRHRFSKSASKRSVSRKGKKA; this comes from the coding sequence ATGCTCGATAACGTAACCATCAATCAACTTCGGGCCTTCGTTGCCGTGTGTGACCGAGGAAGCTTTTCCGGGGCTGCGCGGGAGCTGAGGCGTGCACAGTCGGCGGTTAGTCACGCGATCAGTGCGCTCGAGAGTGCCTTTGATGTGCTGCTGTTCGAGCGCAACGCGCGCAAAGCGACGCTTACGGCTGCGGGCCGCAGCCTCCTGCCTGATGCTCGTGGGGTGATCTCACGCACCGAGGAAATGAAGATGCGCGCGGTTGCGATTGCCGAAGCCGGGGTGCCACAGGTCTCGATTGCAGTGGATACCTATTTTCCGCGCGCGCACCTGATTGAATGCCTGCGCAGCGTGCAGTCGGACTTTCCTACCGTTGCAATCAATCTGCGCATGACGACCATGCAAGGAGGCGAGCGTCTGGTTCTCGAAGGCACGTGCGCATTGTCGGTGACGATCACCGACGTTCCGGAACTGAGCCCGGGCACCATAGAGAGGCTGCATTTGTGTGAAGCGCAAATGGTGACCGTCTGTGCGCCATCGCATCCGCTGGCCGCAATCAGGGGGCCGATCCCGCGAGAGGAATTTGGCCGGCACATCCAGCTCGTCGTAACCGACAATCAGCCCGATGCGGAAAAGACACAACACGGGGTCGCCGGTGAACGCCAGTGGCTGGTGAATGACCTCGGTGCGAAGCACGATTTGCTCAGGGGAGGCTTATGCTGGGGGCATATGCCGCGTCACGTGGTTGCGGAAGACCTCGCGAATGGAACACTTGTCGAACTCCAACGGCGCGCATGGCACATGCGCCCGCTCACGTTCATGATCTCGCAGCGGCGCGGGTACTCGTTTTCAGAATCCGAGACACGGCTGGTCGATCTCCTTGGCAATCGTCATCGCTTCTCAAAGAGTGCCAGCAAGCGCTCTGTCTCACGCAAAGGCAAAAAAGCATGA
- a CDS encoding SDR family NAD(P)-dependent oxidoreductase — MEHSIALVTGTTSGLGHAAARLLAGEGWREIVITGRSLAQTRETAALLAAETKRQIFTPLELDLDTPASVQSALAALVELGRPIDFLLLNAGMVPGKQRVITAAGVEASQAPLIGHHQLTVGLLRANLLSPNARIVIASAEPARGGVPMFKYTDVDALAVKYHGGDLTAAMEALLHNGPNVRYVPNNAYADAKLIVAWWAAALARRLPSDMAVYAVSPGAATSTKVSRQASLAVKYLFIPIANLIPGMNQTPETAAGRYLQASKFGTDVSGQFFASAEGKFSGPIEAQLQPHLHDGAFQEAAWQAVVNVSGVNLPVVDLH; from the coding sequence TTGGAACATTCGATCGCTCTCGTAACCGGCACCACCTCCGGGCTCGGTCATGCTGCAGCCCGCCTTCTTGCTGGAGAGGGCTGGCGCGAGATCGTCATCACCGGGCGCAGCCTGGCTCAAACCCGGGAAACGGCCGCACTGCTTGCGGCGGAGACCAAAAGACAGATCTTCACGCCGCTCGAGCTGGACCTGGACACGCCCGCCAGCGTTCAGTCCGCCCTCGCCGCGCTTGTCGAGCTAGGTCGGCCGATCGATTTCCTGCTGCTCAATGCCGGGATGGTCCCGGGCAAGCAGCGGGTGATCACTGCGGCAGGCGTCGAGGCTTCTCAGGCCCCGCTCATTGGCCATCATCAATTGACGGTCGGATTGCTCCGCGCCAACCTGCTGAGCCCCAACGCACGGATTGTTATCGCCAGCGCGGAACCTGCCCGAGGGGGCGTACCCATGTTCAAGTACACCGACGTGGACGCACTCGCTGTTAAATACCATGGAGGCGACCTGACCGCCGCTATGGAAGCCCTGCTGCACAATGGGCCGAACGTGAGGTATGTGCCCAACAATGCGTATGCCGACGCAAAGCTCATCGTTGCCTGGTGGGCTGCGGCGCTGGCGCGTCGGCTGCCTTCGGACATGGCCGTGTACGCTGTCTCGCCTGGTGCGGCAACCTCTACCAAGGTTTCGCGACAAGCTAGCCTGGCCGTGAAGTATCTGTTCATCCCGATCGCGAACCTCATTCCCGGCATGAATCAGACGCCGGAGACGGCGGCAGGCCGATATTTGCAGGCCTCGAAGTTCGGAACCGACGTCTCAGGGCAATTCTTCGCCTCGGCTGAAGGGAAGTTCTCGGGCCCAATTGAGGCGCAGCTCCAGCCACACCTACACGATGGCGCTTTTCAAGAAGCCGCGTGGCAGGCCGTCGTCAACGTCTCTGGCGTTAACCTGCCTGTCGTCGACTTGCATTAG
- a CDS encoding Lrp/AsnC family transcriptional regulator: MATKLRARAKAAPKPTAPPPELDRTDKAILRALQKDASISNVALAKRVNLSPAACLRRVERLKAAKVIRGTVALLDPQAMGAGTVVLIGVVLDRSTPESFAAFEKAAQNISGCMECHLVTGEFDYFLLIRTRDSESFTRLHAEQLLYLPGVRQVRSFMGLKEVVSRTEVVV; this comes from the coding sequence ATGGCAACAAAATTGCGTGCAAGAGCCAAGGCAGCGCCAAAACCAACCGCGCCGCCGCCCGAGCTGGATCGAACAGACAAAGCGATCCTCCGCGCCCTGCAGAAAGACGCCTCCATCAGCAATGTCGCGTTGGCCAAACGTGTGAACCTGAGCCCGGCCGCATGCCTGCGGCGGGTGGAGCGGCTCAAGGCCGCCAAGGTGATCCGGGGGACGGTCGCGCTGCTTGATCCGCAGGCGATGGGGGCGGGCACCGTGGTGCTGATCGGCGTGGTGCTCGACCGCTCCACGCCGGAGTCCTTCGCCGCCTTTGAGAAGGCCGCGCAGAACATCTCCGGCTGTATGGAGTGCCACCTAGTGACGGGGGAGTTTGATTACTTCCTGCTGATCCGCACGCGGGATTCAGAGAGCTTTACGCGGTTACATGCGGAGCAGCTGTTGTATCTGCCGGGGGTGCGGCAGGTGCGGTCGTTTATGGGGCTTAAAGAGGTGGTGAGTCGGACGGAGGTGGTGGTTTGA
- a CDS encoding bifunctional helix-turn-helix transcriptional regulator/GNAT family N-acetyltransferase encodes MDFIEAPAQPREQTISELREVSRRLVRELGFMRSTLAQSDLPPSAVHAILEIAGTPGIQARDLAERLRLDKSSTSRQVTRLESDGLVERRACDGDGRSSELYLTRAGQQLRRKIDAYASGQVSNALRHLAPLDQQRLLASLSQYVSALADDNDHTPQQAGTGSGTGGGIQIVQGYVPGCIGDIASLHGRFYAQHWGFGVFFERRVATELATFAAALPDDNKALWLCVENGRCLASLAMDGNPHYRAAHLRWFIVDDALRGTGVGRELMSRAMHFADAHFDETYLNTFKGLDAARHLYESFGFVLTQEEEGSQWGSTVTEQQFHRRSQGRA; translated from the coding sequence ATGGATTTCATCGAGGCGCCCGCCCAGCCCCGCGAGCAAACCATCAGCGAGTTGCGCGAGGTGTCGCGCAGACTGGTGCGTGAACTCGGTTTCATGCGCAGCACGCTGGCGCAGAGCGATCTGCCGCCCTCCGCCGTGCACGCCATCCTGGAGATTGCCGGCACGCCCGGCATCCAGGCGCGCGATCTGGCCGAACGCTTGCGGCTGGACAAATCCAGCACCAGCCGCCAAGTCACTCGGCTGGAATCCGACGGGCTGGTCGAGCGCCGTGCGTGTGATGGCGACGGCCGATCTTCCGAGCTTTACCTGACCCGCGCTGGCCAGCAGTTGCGCCGCAAGATCGACGCCTATGCGTCTGGCCAGGTATCGAACGCGCTGCGCCACCTCGCCCCGTTGGACCAACAGCGGCTGCTCGCGTCGCTGTCGCAGTACGTCAGCGCGTTGGCGGATGACAACGATCACACGCCGCAGCAAGCCGGCACCGGAAGTGGCACCGGCGGCGGCATCCAGATCGTGCAAGGCTACGTCCCCGGCTGTATTGGCGACATTGCCAGCCTGCACGGCCGGTTCTATGCGCAGCACTGGGGGTTTGGCGTGTTCTTCGAGCGCCGGGTGGCAACGGAACTGGCCACGTTTGCGGCCGCGCTGCCTGATGACAACAAGGCGCTGTGGCTATGCGTGGAGAACGGCCGCTGCCTGGCGTCGCTGGCGATGGACGGCAACCCCCACTACCGCGCTGCGCACCTGCGGTGGTTCATCGTCGATGATGCGTTGCGCGGCACTGGCGTTGGGCGCGAACTCATGTCGCGCGCCATGCACTTTGCCGATGCGCATTTCGACGAAACCTATCTGAACACCTTCAAGGGCTTGGATGCAGCACGCCACCTGTATGAGTCGTTCGGCTTTGTGCTCACGCAGGAAGAAGAAGGGTCGCAGTGGGGCAGCACGGTGACGGAACAGCAATTCCACCGACGCTCGCAAGGTCGTGCATAG
- a CDS encoding 1-aminocyclopropane-1-carboxylate deaminase, translating into MNLQRFPRHPLTFGPTPIQALPRLSAQLGGKVEIYAKREDCNSGLAFGGNKTRKLEYLIPEALAQGCDTLVTIGGIQSNHTRQVAAVAAHLGMRCVTVQENWVNWFDGAYDRVGNIQMSRIMGADVRLVDAGFGIEFKASWEQALEDVRRAGGKPYAIPAGASDHPLGGLGFVGFAEEVREQEKALGFTFDYIIVCSVTGSTQAGMVVGFAADGRADRVIGIDASAKPEQTREQILRIARQTADKVDLGRDITDADVVLDTRYAYPEYGVPSQETLDAIRLCARAEGMLTDPVYEGKSMQGMIDLVRRGDIPAGSRVLYAHLGGVPALNGYSFLFRNG; encoded by the coding sequence ATGAACCTGCAACGCTTTCCCCGCCACCCGCTCACCTTTGGGCCGACGCCCATTCAAGCGTTGCCGCGCCTGTCTGCCCAGTTGGGCGGCAAGGTGGAGATCTACGCCAAGCGGGAGGACTGCAACAGCGGCCTGGCCTTTGGCGGCAACAAGACACGCAAGCTGGAGTACCTGATTCCGGAGGCGCTGGCGCAGGGCTGCGACACGCTGGTCACCATTGGCGGCATCCAGTCGAACCACACGCGGCAGGTGGCGGCGGTGGCGGCGCATCTGGGCATGCGCTGCGTGACGGTGCAGGAGAACTGGGTGAACTGGTTTGACGGCGCGTATGACCGCGTGGGCAACATCCAGATGTCACGCATCATGGGTGCGGATGTGCGGCTGGTGGATGCGGGCTTCGGCATCGAGTTCAAAGCAAGCTGGGAGCAGGCGCTGGAAGACGTGCGCCGCGCGGGCGGCAAGCCGTATGCGATTCCCGCCGGGGCGTCAGACCACCCGCTGGGCGGCCTGGGCTTTGTGGGCTTTGCGGAGGAAGTGCGCGAGCAGGAGAAGGCGCTCGGCTTCACCTTCGACTACATCATCGTGTGCTCGGTCACGGGCAGCACGCAGGCGGGCATGGTGGTGGGCTTTGCGGCGGATGGGCGTGCCGACCGCGTGATCGGCATTGATGCTTCCGCCAAGCCGGAGCAGACGCGTGAGCAGATCCTGCGCATTGCCCGGCAGACGGCCGACAAGGTAGACCTGGGCCGCGACATTACCGATGCCGATGTGGTACTCGACACGCGCTATGCGTATCCGGAATACGGCGTGCCATCACAAGAGACGCTCGACGCCATCCGCCTGTGCGCCCGCGCCGAGGGCATGCTGACGGACCCGGTGTATGAGGGCAAATCGATGCAGGGCATGATCGATCTGGTCCGCCGGGGTGACATTCCGGCGGGCTCGCGCGTGCTGTATGCGCACCTGGGCGGCGTGCCCGCGCTGAACGGTTACAGCTTCCTGTTCCGCAACGGCTGA
- a CDS encoding SDR family NAD(P)-dependent oxidoreductase, which yields MNRLNGKTAVITGGATGIGRAAAKRFIEEGAFVFIFGRRQEVLDAAVADLGPNARAVKGSVSDLDDLDRLYAAVKAERGTLDIVFANAGAGSQLALGKITAEHIDETFDTNVKGTIFTVQKALPLMGKGGSIILTGSSAGTTGAPAMSAYSASKAAVRNLARTWAEDLKGTGIRVNVLSLGATATELAKEALGEEGQKVFAAMTPLQRMADPAEIAAAAAFLASPDSSFMTASEVAVDGGLAQL from the coding sequence ATGAACAGACTGAATGGAAAGACCGCCGTGATCACCGGCGGCGCTACCGGCATCGGCCGCGCCGCAGCAAAGCGCTTCATCGAGGAGGGCGCCTTCGTCTTCATCTTCGGCCGGCGGCAGGAAGTGCTCGACGCCGCTGTGGCCGACCTCGGGCCCAATGCCCGCGCGGTCAAGGGCTCGGTTTCGGACCTGGACGACCTCGACCGGCTCTATGCGGCGGTGAAGGCCGAGCGCGGAACCCTCGACATCGTCTTCGCCAATGCCGGGGCGGGAAGCCAGCTTGCGCTCGGCAAGATCACCGCCGAGCACATTGACGAAACCTTCGATACCAATGTGAAGGGTACGATCTTCACGGTCCAGAAGGCGCTGCCGCTGATGGGCAAAGGCGGTTCGATCATCCTGACCGGATCGAGCGCCGGCACCACGGGCGCCCCGGCAATGAGCGCCTACAGCGCGAGTAAGGCGGCAGTGCGCAACCTCGCTCGGACCTGGGCGGAGGATCTGAAGGGCACCGGCATCCGGGTCAACGTGCTGTCGCTCGGGGCGACGGCCACCGAACTCGCGAAGGAAGCATTAGGCGAGGAAGGCCAGAAAGTCTTCGCCGCGATGACTCCGCTCCAGCGCATGGCCGATCCGGCAGAGATCGCAGCGGCGGCCGCCTTTCTCGCGTCGCCGGACAGCAGCTTCATGACCGCCAGCGAGGTTGCCGTTGACGGCGGCCTTGCGCAACTCTGA
- a CDS encoding GntR family transcriptional regulator has product MTTSPPSTRLHAPPLYERIKGALREAILSGQAAPDTLLPSEAALCEQFGASRITVRQALADLQNEGLIFRRHGKGTFVSAPKAFQNVTALQGFAEAMSAQGHNIHNRVLRLETVPAPVDVAQALQLAPGTPVTELHRVRLLDRAAVSLEVTWLPEALGRVVARADLATRDVFLVLEQDAGVPLGHATLAIDAALADHATAAALDVGAAAPILRVERLTHDAHGKPIDFERLYFRGDTFQYRLRLDRRVAASAQSIFPSQGTV; this is encoded by the coding sequence ATGACGACGTCCCCACCCTCCACCCGCCTGCACGCGCCGCCGCTCTATGAACGGATCAAGGGCGCGCTGCGTGAGGCCATCCTTAGCGGGCAAGCCGCGCCCGATACGCTGCTGCCATCCGAAGCCGCCCTGTGCGAGCAGTTTGGCGCCAGCCGCATCACCGTGCGCCAGGCCCTGGCGGATCTGCAGAACGAAGGGCTGATCTTCCGCCGCCATGGCAAGGGCACCTTTGTCAGCGCGCCGAAGGCGTTCCAGAACGTGACGGCGCTGCAGGGCTTTGCGGAAGCGATGTCCGCGCAAGGGCACAACATCCACAACCGCGTGCTGCGGTTGGAGACGGTGCCCGCGCCAGTGGATGTAGCGCAGGCGCTGCAGCTTGCACCCGGCACGCCCGTCACCGAATTGCATCGCGTGCGATTGCTGGACCGCGCGGCGGTATCGCTGGAAGTGACGTGGCTGCCGGAGGCACTTGGGCGCGTGGTGGCCCGTGCAGATCTGGCAACGCGCGACGTGTTTCTTGTGCTGGAGCAGGACGCAGGCGTGCCGCTGGGCCACGCCACGCTGGCCATTGATGCGGCGCTGGCGGATCACGCAACCGCGGCGGCACTCGACGTGGGTGCAGCCGCGCCCATCCTGCGCGTGGAGCGGCTGACACACGACGCGCATGGCAAACCCATCGACTTTGAGCGCCTCTACTTTCGCGGTGACACCTTCCAGTACCGGCTACGGCTGGACCGGCGCGTGGCCGCATCGGCGCAATCCATCTTCCCCTCGCAAGGCACCGTATGA
- a CDS encoding NADPH-dependent F420 reductase produces MSYAIIGFGKIGQALAKAFARSGIDVSVATTRDPESFASAAAAIGPEIIPKKLAEAVKADVVFLAVRFESHRDVAKALPTWTGKIIVDVTNAYGVPPEELGGQPSSWAVAEAFTGGRLVKGFNHLGAAVLEQDPAVHGGRRVVFLASDDDGAAAEIGALAENLGFSPIKLGGLSEGGLLVHARGNRWGQLIFKDLVKFD; encoded by the coding sequence ATGAGCTACGCAATTATTGGCTTCGGCAAGATCGGCCAGGCGCTTGCCAAGGCGTTTGCCCGAAGCGGCATTGACGTATCCGTTGCAACCACTCGTGATCCGGAAAGCTTTGCATCCGCTGCGGCCGCGATCGGACCAGAGATCATTCCCAAAAAACTGGCGGAAGCGGTTAAGGCGGACGTCGTCTTTTTGGCTGTCCGTTTCGAGTCCCACCGAGATGTCGCGAAGGCGCTGCCCACCTGGACGGGCAAGATCATCGTCGATGTGACCAATGCCTACGGAGTGCCTCCTGAGGAGCTGGGGGGACAACCTTCTTCCTGGGCCGTCGCGGAGGCCTTCACTGGCGGCAGACTGGTTAAGGGTTTCAATCATTTGGGCGCTGCCGTCCTTGAACAGGATCCGGCCGTACATGGTGGCAGGAGAGTCGTGTTCCTGGCGAGCGACGATGACGGTGCCGCAGCGGAGATTGGCGCGCTTGCGGAAAATCTCGGTTTCTCGCCGATCAAACTTGGCGGGCTTTCGGAAGGTGGACTGCTTGTGCACGCGCGCGGAAATCGCTGGGGTCAACTGATCTTTAAGGATCTGGTGAAGTTCGACTGA
- a CDS encoding TetR/AcrR family transcriptional regulator translates to MVQNSPAPRGRPRSFDEMDALEKATQVFWSKGYDGVTIDDLVAGMGVGRPSLYAVFGDKRAIFLRVLKTYAERKGAKAAKALLAPESLRDSIAGFLRFAVESATEKGSARGCLMVCVAPLVNDAEVQRFLQNAVAGGTALVERRFRDGISAGEIASDFPVVARATQVTDFARGLTMRAQIGTPRKTLLKDADEAADLVLLPRRGNVGP, encoded by the coding sequence ATGGTTCAGAATTCACCTGCGCCGCGTGGTCGGCCCCGCAGCTTCGACGAGATGGATGCACTGGAAAAGGCAACTCAGGTGTTCTGGTCGAAAGGCTATGACGGCGTCACGATCGACGACCTTGTCGCGGGGATGGGCGTGGGACGGCCGAGCCTGTATGCCGTCTTCGGCGACAAGCGGGCGATATTCTTGCGCGTCCTTAAGACGTATGCGGAGCGGAAGGGCGCAAAAGCCGCGAAGGCGCTCCTCGCGCCAGAGAGTCTTCGCGACTCTATCGCAGGCTTTTTGAGGTTCGCCGTCGAGAGTGCGACCGAGAAAGGGTCCGCCCGGGGTTGCCTTATGGTTTGCGTCGCGCCGCTTGTGAACGACGCTGAGGTTCAGCGGTTTCTGCAGAACGCCGTTGCGGGTGGCACGGCGCTAGTGGAGCGCCGTTTCCGGGACGGGATCAGTGCGGGAGAAATCGCATCTGACTTCCCCGTAGTCGCGCGCGCAACGCAAGTCACGGATTTTGCTCGTGGGTTGACAATGCGTGCGCAGATAGGCACGCCGCGCAAGACGCTCCTGAAAGATGCTGACGAAGCGGCCGACCTAGTGCTCCTGCCGCGGCGTGGAAACGTGGGGCCATAA
- a CDS encoding methyl-accepting chemotaxis protein has protein sequence MGSMVHSVRFKLLAAFGLCLALLLATGVFGVMGLIRLNSNMADAYTGNTLPIVQLGELRAAQLDARLQLRRAQLVKDDPAQVRAFVEALRKDMDKINSSWKKYFPASITSEEERRIANKFNEALPQFNANVNDAVSALQAGHADAVVQITDRQSAANIEMGDLIEQDIAINVAQAKDFAADSDATYHRILVWAIVLVCAGFAVGVGMCWYLLRAISRPLSRAVNVANDIAGGKLENGIVVDTQGEFGELLVALRKMDEQLTETVRGIKVSAESVTVASKEIAAGNIDLSSRTEQQAASLEETASSMTQLTETVKQNAENAAQADALASNASTIAQAGNVAVQAMVGTIDQISTSSGKISEITGLIEGIAFQTNILALNAAVEAARAGEQGRGFAVVASEVRTLAQRSASAAKEIKGLIGASVAVVQAGSQQAAEVGETMAEVKEAIRRVSEIVTEIAAASAEQSRGIEQVNQAVVQMDEVTQQNAALVEQAAAAAQSLEEQATTLRRAVSVFRMGNGTGAAFA, from the coding sequence ATGGGCTCAATGGTGCATTCGGTACGGTTCAAACTTTTGGCGGCCTTCGGTCTTTGCTTGGCACTGCTGCTCGCCACGGGCGTGTTTGGTGTCATGGGCTTGATTCGGCTCAACAGCAATATGGCCGACGCCTACACCGGCAACACGCTGCCGATTGTGCAGTTGGGGGAGTTGCGCGCGGCGCAGCTCGATGCACGTCTGCAGTTACGTCGTGCGCAGTTGGTCAAGGACGATCCGGCCCAAGTGCGAGCGTTTGTTGAAGCGCTCCGTAAGGACATGGACAAGATCAACAGCAGCTGGAAGAAATACTTCCCCGCCAGCATCACCAGCGAGGAAGAGCGTCGCATTGCGAACAAGTTCAATGAGGCGCTGCCGCAGTTCAATGCGAACGTGAACGACGCGGTGAGCGCGCTGCAAGCGGGTCACGCCGACGCGGTGGTCCAGATCACCGACCGCCAATCCGCTGCAAACATAGAAATGGGCGACCTGATCGAGCAAGACATCGCCATCAACGTGGCGCAGGCCAAGGATTTTGCGGCCGATAGCGATGCCACGTACCACCGGATTCTTGTCTGGGCCATCGTGCTGGTGTGCGCAGGGTTTGCAGTGGGTGTGGGCATGTGCTGGTACTTGCTGCGTGCGATCTCGCGCCCGCTCAGCCGCGCCGTCAACGTGGCCAACGACATTGCCGGTGGCAAGCTGGAGAACGGCATCGTTGTCGACACGCAGGGTGAGTTTGGCGAACTGCTGGTCGCGTTGCGCAAGATGGACGAGCAACTGACCGAAACGGTGCGCGGCATCAAGGTCTCGGCCGAATCGGTGACGGTGGCGTCCAAGGAAATTGCCGCCGGCAATATTGATTTGTCCTCACGCACGGAACAGCAGGCCGCATCGCTGGAAGAAACCGCGTCGAGCATGACGCAGTTGACCGAGACCGTGAAGCAGAACGCCGAGAACGCCGCCCAGGCCGATGCGCTGGCCTCCAACGCCAGCACCATCGCACAGGCCGGCAACGTGGCCGTGCAGGCGATGGTCGGCACGATCGACCAGATCAGCACCAGTTCGGGCAAGATTTCCGAGATCACCGGGTTGATCGAGGGCATCGCCTTCCAGACCAACATCCTGGCGCTCAACGCCGCCGTGGAAGCCGCACGGGCCGGGGAGCAGGGCCGAGGCTTTGCCGTGGTCGCCAGCGAGGTGCGCACGCTCGCACAACGCTCGGCCTCGGCTGCCAAGGAGATCAAGGGTCTGATTGGCGCCTCCGTTGCCGTGGTGCAGGCGGGCTCACAACAGGCTGCCGAAGTGGGCGAGACCATGGCCGAAGTGAAGGAGGCCATCCGCCGCGTGTCGGAGATCGTGACCGAGATTGCCGCGGCGTCTGCCGAGCAAAGCCGGGGCATCGAACAAGTCAACCAGGCCGTCGTGCAGATGGACGAAGTCACGCAGCAGAACGCCGCGCTGGTGGAGCAGGCGGCAGCGGCAGCGCAGTCGCTCGAAGAGCAGGCAACGACCTTGCGGCGCGCAGTATCGGTGTTCCGCATGGGGAATGGCACCGGCGCAGCATTTGCCTGA